The Pseudoalteromonas tunicata genome segment ACCACTTAAGAACAAAAAGAAATCGTAAAGACTATAGCCATAACAGGCATAACTCAGCTATATTTAATTTTCATTTATGATTTTGACATTCAGGCAAGCTTGTTTTTTAAATTAAGTTGTCTTCTTCCCTGAGCCTATCAACTTACAAGAATTTCTGTAGTGACATTCAGGAGCCGCTTTTGAATATCAGCAGCAATGATAACAGAGTTTATCATCCACTCAAACTGGACAATGGTCTAAAAGTTTTATTTATCCAAGACCTACAAAGCGAAAAATCAGCCGCATCTTTAACTGTAAATGTTGGCCATTTTGATGATCCTTGGCAACGCCAAGGCATGGCTCATTTTCTTGAACATATGCTTTTTTTAGGTACTGACCGTCATCCAGAGCCCGGCACATTATCACAATTTACTAGCCAACATGGTGGCAGTTGTAATGCATGGACAGGTACTGAGCATTCGAGTTATTTTTTTGATATTAATAATGAGTTTTTTTACCAAGCCCTCGAAATTTTTAGCCGCTTTTTTATCGCACCTCTGATTAGTGAAGCCGCTACGGAAAAAGAGCGCAATGCAATTGATGCTGAATTTAAGCTCAAGCTTAAAGACGATAGCCGCAGAATTTATCAAGTTCATAAAGAAACCGTAAATCCTCTGCATCCATTTGCAAAATTCTCTGTTGGTAATAAAGAAACCCTCGCGGATCATGGCCGTTGTATCAGCCATGAAATTAAAGATTTTTTTAATCAGCATTATCTTGCTAATCACATGACGCTGGCTATTTGTAGCCCAGTGGAAATTGCGCAACAAATCGTATGGATTAAATCATTATTTGCGGATATTAAATCAAATTTAAATATCAAAGCTGCGATTGCGGTGCCGCTTTATTTGCCTGAACATCAAGCAAAACAAATTTACATCACACCTCATAAGCATATGCAAAAACTAATAGTCAGCTTTGCAATGCCCAATATTGATGGTTTTTATCGCCATAAATCTGTCAGCTTTTTAGCCCACATTTTAGGCTATGAAGGTCAAGGATCGCTTTATGCAATTTTAAAACAGCGCGGCTGGATCAACGGGCTTTCGGCTGGCGGTGGTATTAATGGCAGTAACTTTAAAGACTTTAATTTAAGTATTAATTTAACTGATGAAGGTGTAGCGCATTATCGCGATATTGTAGAAAGTATTTTTGCTTATCTGCCGCTATTAAAAAATCCGAACGCTCATTTTGATGCGCTGTATCAGGACAAAAAAACATTATTAGATGTCGCCTTTGATAATCAAGAAAAATCACGACTGCTCGATTGGATTAGCGGACTAAGTGCCAATATGCACCATTATCCTGAGCACGAATACATTAGTGGTGACTTTTTAATGCAGTGCTTTGAAAAAAATCACTGGCAACAGTTATTAGCCTGGCTTACACCGCTTAATATGCGAATTGTTTTAATCGACCCTGATGTACCAACAACTGCGACCACAGCGTGGTATCACACTCCCTATTCGATAGAAGATTTAAGCCCCAAATGGCTACAACAACTTGATAGAATTGCGACCCCGCAACCAGATA includes the following:
- a CDS encoding insulinase family protein; amino-acid sequence: MNISSNDNRVYHPLKLDNGLKVLFIQDLQSEKSAASLTVNVGHFDDPWQRQGMAHFLEHMLFLGTDRHPEPGTLSQFTSQHGGSCNAWTGTEHSSYFFDINNEFFYQALEIFSRFFIAPLISEAATEKERNAIDAEFKLKLKDDSRRIYQVHKETVNPLHPFAKFSVGNKETLADHGRCISHEIKDFFNQHYLANHMTLAICSPVEIAQQIVWIKSLFADIKSNLNIKAAIAVPLYLPEHQAKQIYITPHKHMQKLIVSFAMPNIDGFYRHKSVSFLAHILGYEGQGSLYAILKQRGWINGLSAGGGINGSNFKDFNLSINLTDEGVAHYRDIVESIFAYLPLLKNPNAHFDALYQDKKTLLDVAFDNQEKSRLLDWISGLSANMHHYPEHEYISGDFLMQCFEKNHWQQLLAWLTPLNMRIVLIDPDVPTTATTAWYHTPYSIEDLSPKWLQQLDRIATPQPDMALPEVNPYLKQKITLLELESKSAIPQRLINETGFEFWFKQDNQYRVAKGHFYLAIDSLTAVKDVQHMAMTRLLADLFMDKVAEEFYPAELAGLSYQLTTHQGGLTLHTSGLSTNQLGLVDKLLNHLYDGRYNPQRFAEYKKQLCRHWQSGNHNKPVSQLFSQLSASLLPWNPTPEDLAQALEQCCFAQFEQFCTEILSEIRLQALLHGNWQRQDAERFINMISLRTKTSAKNAEFAKPNHYLTQQTQHRVLLEHADHALVVYFQAATDEISEKVSLMCLNHVVSQDYFQYMRTEKQLGYLVGTGYAPLNSRAGMAMYVQSPNYTADELLKFHNTFSNSYADNILQLSDLDWHQIKMGLLTQIQEEDKNLRVRSQRYWLSLNNNDLTFDMQNRLATCLNSLTKQQLADFCKQVFNVNSIKMTLLSEQSKKNIQTVVQQSKSL